Proteins encoded in a region of the Campylobacter geochelonis genome:
- a CDS encoding type II secretion system protein produces MKKGFTMIELIFVIVILGILAAVAIPRLAATRDDAEITKTISNASLAIRDFTGYYTAQGDFNATAANMTNVQLVTAKDTPQDKEANAGALTSDESVAGVFVPFKGEPCIGIKILGASAGIVVTNNSANINGSAKSACASVAGAPGIKTLIDSKFTNSAGEEVSGVKIGGTSNIKF; encoded by the coding sequence ATGAAAAAGGGTTTTACTATGATCGAGTTGATTTTCGTTATCGTTATTTTAGGTATCTTGGCAGCTGTTGCTATACCAAGACTTGCAGCTACTAGAGATGATGCTGAGATTACAAAAACTATCTCAAATGCTTCTTTAGCTATTAGAGATTTTACAGGTTACTATACAGCACAAGGTGATTTTAATGCTACTGCTGCAAACATGACAAATGTTCAGTTGGTAACAGCAAAAGATACACCGCAAGATAAAGAGGCTAATGCAGGAGCACTGACTTCAGATGAATCAGTAGCAGGGGTGTTTGTTCCATTTAAAGGCGAACCTTGCATAGGTATAAAAATACTTGGTGCTAGCGCTGGTATAGTTGTTACCAATAACTCAGCCAATATAAACGGAAGTGCTAAAAGTGCATGTGCATCTGTAGCTGGTGCTCCTGGTATTAAAACACTAATTGATTCTAAATTTACAAATAGTGCGGGTGAAGAAGTTTCTGGTGTAAAAATTGGTGGAACTTCTAACATCAAATTCTAA
- a CDS encoding NADH-quinone oxidoreductase subunit B family protein: protein MGIYEIPAAISSANDFESKLELLKNIKRSFSVFRIDCGSCNGCEIETFAAITPMWDPERFGFKLVANPRHADILLCSGPVTRQMYYPLLRAYEATPDPKIVVALGACGSTGGIFYDAYSVWSGVDKLIPVDVHIPGCPPHPASIIYGLAMALGLIDQKLHKVSFEKEDELPSLVEDSILGDTLFERDLLVHAKRLMSYVFGRKLYDKFITAAKTAKDRKNPLEVKELITKAAQAEEDPRYAQCLGILYNEIYLKYVGRSDELLIDSEKIWNKAEKW from the coding sequence ATGGGTATTTATGAAATTCCAGCAGCAATTAGTAGCGCAAATGACTTTGAATCAAAGCTTGAGTTGTTAAAAAACATCAAGCGAAGTTTTAGCGTTTTTAGGATTGATTGCGGTAGTTGTAATGGTTGCGAGATTGAAACTTTTGCGGCAATCACTCCGATGTGGGATCCTGAGCGTTTTGGGTTTAAACTAGTCGCAAACCCACGCCACGCTGATATTTTGCTTTGCAGTGGACCGGTTACTAGACAGATGTATTATCCCTTGCTTCGTGCTTATGAAGCAACACCAGATCCTAAAATCGTAGTCGCGCTTGGCGCTTGTGGAAGCACGGGCGGTATTTTTTACGATGCGTATAGCGTTTGGAGTGGTGTTGATAAGCTAATCCCTGTTGATGTTCACATCCCAGGTTGCCCACCACATCCTGCAAGTATAATTTATGGTTTGGCGATGGCTTTAGGTTTGATTGATCAAAAGCTTCATAAAGTTAGCTTTGAAAAAGAAGATGAGCTTCCAAGTTTGGTTGAAGACTCGATTTTAGGTGATACGCTTTTTGAAAGAGATTTGCTAGTTCATGCTAAAAGACTGATGAGTTATGTTTTTGGAAGAAAGCTGTATGATAAATTTATAACTGCTGCAAAAACGGCAAAAGATAGAAAAAATCCACTTGAAGTAAAAGAGCTTATAACAAAAGCAGCCCAAGCCGAAGAAGACCCGCGATATGCGCAGTGTTTGGGAATTTTATATAATGAAATTTATCTAAAATACGTTGGAAGAAGCGATGAACTTTTAATCGATAGTGAAAAAATTTGGAATAAAGCAGAAAAATGGTAG
- a CDS encoding formate hydrogenlyase complex iron-sulfur subunit: MMKLIDITEKYGRTTYKYPFEPYLVNENFRGKPSYIFNRCIGCAACGIACPSNAITVLLNDKQDKLIWQFDCGRCIFCGRCDEVCPTGAIHLSNEFELAIKFDKSALIQRGELEVVRCKCCDKPFTTHRLIEYSKERLSKANIPEKRIKEADEYLYICQKCKQDMSVDKLTKKEEVKIR; this comes from the coding sequence ATGATGAAGCTTATAGATATAACTGAAAAGTATGGAAGAACGACATATAAATATCCGTTTGAGCCATATCTTGTAAATGAAAACTTCCGTGGCAAACCTAGCTATATCTTTAACCGCTGTATAGGTTGTGCAGCGTGCGGGATAGCATGTCCAAGCAACGCTATAACGGTGCTTTTAAACGATAAACAAGATAAGCTTATATGGCAATTTGATTGTGGAAGATGTATCTTTTGTGGACGTTGCGATGAGGTTTGTCCAACTGGCGCGATTCATTTAAGTAATGAGTTTGAACTAGCGATTAAATTTGATAAATCAGCGTTGATTCAAAGAGGCGAACTTGAAGTCGTAAGGTGTAAATGCTGTGATAAGCCATTTACAACACACCGCCTAATCGAATACAGCAAAGAACGCCTAAGCAAGGCAAATATCCCAGAAAAGCGTATCAAAGAAGCAGATGAGTATCTTTATATCTGCCAAAAATGCAAGCAGGATATGAGTGTTGATAAGCTAACTAAAAAAGAAGAAGTTAAGATAAGATAA
- a CDS encoding hydrogenase 3 maturation endopeptidase HyCI, which translates to MKKAILCIGNALRGDDGVALEVGRLALEKLPQWRVFFGEDVPENEFGEIREFSPDVLVVVDAMSGFKEGVSEFLDLSDDREYIYSTHNIPTPILLSYLRSICKSTIFLGISVLLENVLDFKEGLSQNAKNSANLAIQKLINLDQSLKER; encoded by the coding sequence TTGAAAAAGGCTATTTTATGTATCGGAAACGCGCTTCGTGGTGATGATGGCGTAGCACTTGAAGTAGGGCGGTTGGCTTTAGAAAAGTTGCCACAGTGGAGGGTGTTTTTTGGAGAAGATGTGCCGGAAAATGAATTTGGCGAGATTAGAGAATTTTCACCCGATGTTTTAGTTGTAGTTGATGCGATGAGTGGCTTTAAAGAGGGCGTTAGCGAGTTTTTGGACTTAAGCGATGATAGGGAGTATATCTACTCTACACACAACATTCCAACGCCGATTTTACTTAGTTATCTAAGAAGTATTTGCAAAAGTACGATTTTTCTTGGGATTTCTGTTTTGCTTGAAAATGTGCTTGATTTTAAAGAGGGCTTAAGTCAAAATGCTAAAAACAGTGCAAATTTAGCCATTCAAAAGCTTATAAATTTAGACCAATCGTTAAAAGAAAGATAA
- a CDS encoding RipA family octameric membrane protein yields MRHKSNSNNSSKNCHKSNSDNSSKNCHKSNSNNTSKNNNHDLDIRLEILKRLWQSRDFEISHLWQRSVFLGAYLILTYTAYGSFQLKLFQTENNSFLYLCDNITNWISIAICFVGLVVSSLWIMMAKGSKNVYECYEKAVRKYENNHFKKFLPDYLTPDCQNKNPLDGTQVNLGEHKLTKCDTLLGGERYSLSKINIMVGIVSSVIFTLLIVVHMCFLYLELRYISWWTLAFIAISFICFIALLVLLQGKDSNDK; encoded by the coding sequence ATGCGCCATAAGTCAAATTCAAATAATTCTTCTAAAAATTGCCATAAGTCAAATTCAGATAATTCTTCTAAAAATTGCCATAAGTCAAATTCAAATAACACTTCTAAAAACAACAACCACGATTTAGACATTCGTTTAGAAATCCTAAAAAGGTTATGGCAAAGTAGGGATTTCGAGATAAGTCATCTGTGGCAACGTTCTGTATTTTTAGGTGCTTATCTTATCCTTACTTATACTGCTTATGGAAGCTTTCAACTTAAATTATTTCAAACAGAAAATAACAGCTTTTTATACCTATGTGATAACATTACAAATTGGATATCTATAGCTATATGTTTTGTGGGTCTTGTTGTATCTAGTTTATGGATAATGATGGCTAAAGGCTCAAAAAATGTTTATGAGTGTTATGAAAAAGCCGTTAGAAAGTATGAAAATAACCATTTTAAAAAATTTTTACCAGATTACTTAACACCAGATTGTCAAAATAAAAATCCACTTGATGGAACACAGGTAAATTTAGGCGAGCATAAATTAACAAAATGCGATACTTTATTAGGTGGTGAAAGATACTCGCTTAGCAAGATAAATATAATGGTAGGTATTGTTAGTTCTGTTATATTTACTTTGCTTATAGTGGTTCATATGTGTTTTTTATATTTAGAATTGAGATATATTAGTTGGTGGACATTAGCCTTTATAGCTATCAGTTTTATTTGTTTTATAGCACTATTAGTCTTATTACAAGGCAAAGATTCAAATGATAAGTAA
- a CDS encoding sulfatase-like hydrolase/transferase has product MISALFFLISLLFLYFCYGKNIKIFGLVLVFFYLITALFSYSFYFAYGKFLDLSLLQVILLSIKGAPLSIYYKEILLFLSCVVAILLFCLLIYQRSIKNKFKFKYFNYLFFATMFLAIAQNPLIYTISDIFKIENPIKVKLSKDRLHKYIVKPAPNKLNLDKNIVYIYLESFNANFTTDFADLTPNLNSIKNKIEFTNIKEPISRAAFTIQGIYASMCGTSYPVKEDKHKRPATDALCASEILKESGYYLSFMKGASLDFQGTRSFLEAKKFDKMSGKEEFAKRGVDKFNEWGVDDDVMLEFAFKEFMRLSQEKDKFLLSFIYFQGTRSFLEVKKFDKMSGKEEFAKRGVDKFNEWGVDDDVMLEFAFKEFMRLSQEKDKFLLSFITVGTHTPDGFISQKCSQIKYKDGKDKMLNAVKCTDFLIGEFIRKIQSSKFSKNTIIVVQNDHYMPLFSHTSNLEPKMYFLIIDDDIKELKRVDFAGTTFDTFTTLFGYMGVLDKMNLGRNVLKNLSFDKDLKDSVKKDIYDTAATQSLDLYN; this is encoded by the coding sequence TTGATATCAGCGCTGTTTTTTCTCATATCTTTGCTGTTTTTATACTTTTGTTATGGGAAAAATATCAAAATTTTTGGCTTGGTTTTAGTATTTTTTTACCTTATAACTGCACTTTTTAGCTACAGTTTTTACTTCGCTTATGGAAAATTCTTAGACTTATCTTTATTACAAGTCATTTTACTAAGTATAAAAGGCGCTCCACTATCAATCTACTATAAAGAAATTTTGCTTTTCTTATCATGTGTGGTGGCGATACTTCTTTTTTGTTTGTTGATATATCAACGCTCTATAAAAAATAAGTTTAAATTTAAATACTTCAACTATCTCTTTTTTGCTACAATGTTTTTAGCTATCGCTCAAAATCCTCTTATATATACCATTTCTGATATTTTTAAGATAGAAAATCCTATAAAAGTAAAATTATCCAAAGATAGACTTCATAAATATATAGTAAAACCAGCTCCAAATAAGCTAAATTTAGATAAAAACATCGTATACATCTACCTAGAAAGTTTTAACGCAAACTTTACAACCGATTTTGCAGACTTAACACCGAATTTAAACTCTATCAAAAACAAGATAGAATTTACAAATATTAAAGAACCTATAAGCAGAGCAGCATTTACAATACAAGGCATTTATGCTTCGATGTGCGGGACATCTTATCCTGTAAAAGAAGATAAGCACAAAAGACCGGCAACCGATGCTCTATGTGCAAGCGAAATTTTAAAAGAAAGTGGTTACTACCTATCTTTTATGAAAGGCGCTAGTCTTGACTTTCAAGGAACTCGTTCGTTTTTAGAAGCTAAAAAATTTGATAAGATGAGTGGCAAGGAAGAATTCGCAAAGCGTGGTGTGGATAAGTTTAACGAATGGGGCGTGGATGATGATGTTATGCTTGAGTTTGCATTTAAAGAGTTTATGAGACTCTCGCAAGAAAAAGATAAATTTTTACTCTCTTTTATTTACTTTCAAGGAACTCGATCGTTTTTAGAAGTTAAAAAATTTGATAAGATGAGTGGCAAGGAAGAATTCGCAAAGCGTGGTGTGGATAAGTTTAACGAATGGGGCGTGGATGATGATGTTATGCTTGAGTTTGCATTTAAAGAGTTTATGAGACTCTCGCAAGAAAAAGATAAATTTTTACTCTCTTTTATAACTGTTGGAACTCACACTCCAGATGGTTTTATCTCACAAAAATGTAGTCAGATAAAATACAAAGATGGAAAAGATAAAATGCTAAATGCAGTTAAATGCACAGATTTTTTAATCGGCGAGTTCATACGCAAAATCCAAAGCTCAAAATTTAGTAAAAATACCATCATAGTAGTGCAAAACGACCACTATATGCCGTTGTTTTCTCATACTTCAAATCTTGAGCCAAAGATGTATTTTTTGATAATAGATGATGATATAAAAGAGCTTAAGCGCGTTGATTTTGCTGGGACTACGTTTGATACTTTTACAACTTTGTTTGGATATATGGGCGTTTTAGACAAGATGAACCTTGGGCGAAATGTGCTAAAAAACCTCTCGTTTGATAAAGACTTAAAAGACAGCGTTAAAAAAGATATCTATGATACAGCCGCAACTCAAAGCTTAGATTTATATAACTAA
- a CDS encoding type II secretion system protein has product MKKGFTMIELIFVIVILGILAAVAIPRLTATRDDAEVSKAATNLTTIVSDISAYYTSQAKFDSKLSAMTNVQLSDVKGDATKPTGGTGDIMAAGKKCLSVKVVPYDAGTAKPATLTVTAGGTGESICDKIHAMPSIKKILDGKYTYQAIKTAATSTKEATYESKDSEKGEIAISGLGVVY; this is encoded by the coding sequence ATGAAAAAGGGTTTTACTATGATCGAGTTGATTTTCGTTATCGTTATTTTAGGTATCTTGGCAGCTGTTGCTATACCAAGACTAACAGCAACAAGAGATGATGCTGAAGTTTCAAAAGCAGCTACAAATCTTACAACAATTGTAAGTGATATAAGTGCTTACTACACTTCACAAGCTAAATTTGATTCAAAATTATCTGCTATGACAAATGTTCAGTTATCAGACGTTAAAGGTGATGCAACTAAACCAACTGGCGGAACAGGAGATATCATGGCAGCAGGCAAAAAATGCCTTTCTGTAAAAGTTGTACCATATGATGCAGGTACAGCAAAACCAGCTACCTTAACAGTTACTGCGGGTGGAACAGGCGAGTCTATTTGCGATAAGATACATGCTATGCCATCAATCAAGAAAATACTTGATGGTAAATACACTTATCAAGCAATTAAAACAGCAGCTACATCTACAAAAGAGGCAACTTATGAGTCTAAAGATAGTGAAAAAGGTGAGATTGCTATAAGTGGTCTTGGTGTTGTTTACTAA
- a CDS encoding formate hydrogenlyase maturation HycH family protein: MVEVYKLTKRHTNEAKELSRELKHIVMFSTSVGHGVGKIDFSQKVLELDDDEFNKIVENSGKYAKFKLGNLSKYFEIELFAEHINKLLPELADGEFKEILADLKEGYFIIRKSF; the protein is encoded by the coding sequence ATGGTAGAAGTATATAAACTAACAAAACGCCACACCAACGAAGCTAAAGAGCTATCGCGTGAGTTAAAACACATCGTGATGTTTTCAACTAGCGTTGGACATGGAGTCGGTAAAATCGACTTTAGCCAAAAGGTTTTAGAACTAGATGATGATGAGTTTAACAAGATTGTCGAAAATAGTGGCAAATACGCTAAATTTAAGCTTGGAAATTTAAGCAAATACTTTGAAATCGAACTCTTTGCCGAACACATAAACAAGCTTTTACCGGAGTTGGCTGATGGGGAATTTAAAGAGATTTTAGCAGATTTAAAAGAGGGGTATTTTATCATAAGGAAGTCGTTTTGA
- a CDS encoding tyrosine-type recombinase/integrase, which yields MYIITKNNQIYLEFQGKTKLIQKPLNLEATKKNLAYATKVLLPIFIKIASIFSPDSNEFFDYVKKSHKSSSKKAKPNPKNTLKQSTRPESNTLDEFLHLHISALKLKAKKSTISSACYAHKTLLKHLENKHLALYTPYDIENAISKMSQSLAPKSILSALSYANSAFKLAQKQGVITQNPVEFAKKPKATSTSKNIFSLSTIKKLLTHATGELKTFLYIAFFTGARCGEILALSKADIDFKTDNLSINKNQTRFELTTPKNGKSRDIYLLKPLKTYLLSLNLPDDKLFTMDYFKIYYEYKKLLKKLNLAPSGLHSTRHTFASILLQKRVNSPLIAKMLGHSSTGLVERTYGHFLKDKNDLKMLNSAFKQTA from the coding sequence ATGTATATAATCACAAAAAACAACCAAATTTATCTAGAATTTCAAGGCAAAACAAAACTCATACAAAAGCCGCTAAATTTAGAAGCAACGAAGAAAAATTTAGCCTATGCTACTAAAGTTTTGTTGCCTATTTTTATCAAAATCGCGAGCATTTTTAGCCCAGATTCAAACGAATTTTTTGATTATGTTAAAAAATCTCATAAAAGTTCATCAAAAAAAGCCAAACCAAACCCAAAAAACACCCTCAAACAATCCACTCGCCCAGAGTCAAACACACTAGATGAGTTTTTACATCTTCACATATCAGCCCTAAAACTAAAAGCCAAAAAAAGCACCATAAGCTCTGCTTGCTACGCGCATAAAACGCTATTAAAACACTTAGAAAACAAGCATTTAGCGCTTTATACCCCATATGATATAGAAAATGCCATCTCTAAAATGAGCCAAAGTCTAGCGCCTAAAAGCATACTATCTGCTCTATCTTATGCAAATTCAGCCTTTAAACTCGCCCAAAAACAAGGCGTCATCACTCAAAACCCAGTCGAATTCGCAAAAAAGCCAAAAGCCACTAGCACTAGCAAAAACATCTTTTCGCTTAGCACTATAAAAAAGCTTTTAACCCACGCTACTGGCGAGCTTAAAACGTTTTTATATATCGCCTTTTTCACAGGTGCAAGATGTGGCGAGATACTAGCGCTTAGCAAAGCTGACATTGACTTTAAAACAGATAATCTAAGCATAAACAAAAACCAAACTCGCTTTGAGCTAACAACTCCTAAAAACGGCAAAAGTCGTGATATCTACCTGCTAAAACCTCTTAAAACTTATCTTTTAAGCCTAAATTTACCAGATGACAAGCTTTTTACGATGGATTATTTTAAAATTTATTATGAATATAAAAAGCTCTTAAAAAAGCTGAATTTAGCGCCATCTGGACTGCACAGCACAAGACACACCTTTGCTTCTATACTACTGCAAAAGCGCGTAAACTCACCGCTAATCGCCAAAATGCTAGGACACTCAAGCACCGGTTTAGTCGAGCGAACTTACGGACACTTTTTAAAAGATAAAAATGACTTAAAGATGTTAAATTCTGCTTTTAAGCAGACCGCCTAA
- a CDS encoding sulfatase-like hydrolase/transferase: MEFLDVIVLILLSIIAGVLFCVLFYFRMIKNIANKNMAKICYFAFILLAFILNPLAKAGYDIFTVLNPQYNKHFVSILQKSIITPKPKPATKNKNIVYIYLESFSRNYLIKFPNLTPKINSLTNKIDFVNISQADGTVVTIEGLFGSQCGLPLFYYSYKKDGEGNRKFPKNIKCSSQILKEQGYYTYFIKGADLEFEKTRDFLNSRAYDEQKGKTELLKQQNFLLNEWGVNDDDMFDIAFSDFIRLSETKDKFLQVVLTVGTHVPNGFISKKCQNLVYEDEKNAMLNAVKCTDFLLYDFIDKIRKSKFGKNTIIVVQNDHLAPYGLIKGIDEKKLSDSNNLFFILDDDIDGVQIVENKGSSLDTFTTLLGYIGILDEMHFGRNILKIKSLHETLKNPNQIYQISMPLIPNLSDK; this comes from the coding sequence ATGGAATTTTTAGATGTGATAGTTTTAATTTTATTATCTATAATTGCTGGTGTGTTATTTTGCGTGCTGTTTTATTTCCGTATGATAAAAAATATAGCAAATAAAAATATGGCAAAAATTTGTTATTTTGCTTTTATTTTGCTAGCTTTTATCCTAAATCCTTTAGCTAAAGCTGGCTATGATATCTTTACTGTTTTAAATCCGCAGTATAACAAACATTTCGTATCTATACTACAAAAATCAATCATAACCCCAAAACCAAAACCGGCAACAAAAAATAAAAATATAGTTTATATATACCTAGAAAGCTTTAGTAGAAACTATCTTATAAAATTTCCAAATTTAACGCCAAAAATTAACTCTTTAACCAACAAAATAGACTTTGTTAATATATCTCAAGCAGATGGTACTGTAGTTACTATAGAAGGTTTATTTGGTTCTCAATGTGGATTGCCACTATTTTATTACAGTTATAAAAAAGATGGAGAAGGCAATAGAAAATTTCCAAAAAATATAAAATGCTCTAGCCAGATTTTAAAAGAACAGGGGTATTATACTTATTTTATCAAAGGTGCTGATTTGGAATTTGAAAAAACAAGGGATTTTTTAAATTCAAGAGCATATGATGAGCAAAAAGGAAAAACAGAGCTTTTAAAACAGCAAAATTTTCTTCTTAATGAATGGGGAGTAAATGATGATGACATGTTTGATATAGCTTTTAGTGATTTTATAAGACTTTCAGAAACTAAAGATAAATTTTTACAAGTTGTTTTAACGGTGGGAACTCATGTGCCAAATGGTTTTATATCAAAAAAATGTCAAAATTTAGTCTATGAAGATGAAAAAAATGCTATGTTAAATGCAGTAAAATGCACTGATTTTTTATTATATGATTTTATAGATAAAATTCGCAAGTCAAAATTTGGTAAAAATACAATAATAGTCGTTCAAAATGACCATCTTGCACCATACGGACTTATCAAAGGTATAGATGAGAAAAAATTATCTGATTCAAATAATTTATTTTTTATACTTGATGATGATATAGATGGTGTTCAAATCGTAGAAAATAAAGGCTCTTCGCTTGATACTTTCACAACTTTGCTAGGATATATAGGAATTTTAGATGAAATGCATTTTGGTAGAAATATCTTAAAAATAAAATCTCTTCATGAAACACTAAAAAATCCAAACCAAATTTATCAAATTTCAATGCCTTTAATACCAAATTTATCGGACAAGTAA
- a CDS encoding type II secretion system protein, with product MKKGFTMIELIFVIVILGILAAVAIPRLAATRDDAEISKAATNVATAVADITSYYTAQGKLPSDITKVTNVALDAQGQMKVKTTACIKFEAIKATADDADKGVKAGDPVLQVTAIAAGASDAACKGAQAAVKKITDSSPIRLGGSGVNFGDDTTTGTTQP from the coding sequence ATGAAAAAGGGTTTTACTATGATCGAGTTGATTTTCGTTATCGTTATTTTAGGTATCTTGGCAGCTGTTGCTATACCAAGACTTGCAGCTACTAGAGATGATGCTGAGATAAGCAAAGCAGCTACAAATGTTGCTACTGCTGTGGCAGACATAACTAGCTACTATACAGCTCAAGGAAAGCTTCCAAGCGATATTACTAAAGTTACAAATGTAGCTCTTGATGCACAAGGACAAATGAAAGTCAAAACAACAGCTTGCATTAAATTTGAAGCTATAAAGGCAACTGCTGATGACGCGGACAAAGGCGTAAAAGCTGGTGATCCTGTACTTCAAGTAACTGCTATTGCAGCTGGTGCCTCTGATGCTGCATGCAAAGGTGCTCAAGCAGCTGTTAAGAAGATTACAGACTCAAGTCCGATTAGACTTGGTGGTAGTGGAGTAAACTTCGGTGACGATACTACAACTGGTACAACACAACCATAG
- a CDS encoding hemolysin family protein, translated as MLLLAFVFIFLNAFFVLSEFAIVKIRKSKLEELIKEKVPNAKMAFDITNSLDTYLSATQLGITLSSLALGWIGEPAVSRLIEGPIRELFTVSDLVIHTVSFAIAFTFITLLHVVLGELVPKSVAIAKPEKATLFVARPLHAFWVVFSPFIKIFDFLAQRILKLIGIKPASESEIAHSEEEIKIIVGESLKGGVLDSLETEIIKNAVDFSDTVAKEIMTPRKEMVCLNKQKSYAENYKTVLDSKFTRFPYIDGSKDNVLGMIHIRDIIQQGDEKDFNKLVRKMIIVPENSSIAKILPMMNKERIFATLVIDEYGGTAGLLTMEDIIEEIFGDINDEHDDKNQNFKKISDGVYEFKGRYDIEDVEEIMSITFDEETEQLTIGGYVFNLLERLPVVGDKIEDENCIYEVLSMNGTMISVVRVTKKDILETSQTTQPAQSEE; from the coding sequence ATGTTACTTCTCGCTTTTGTATTCATATTTTTAAACGCCTTTTTTGTTCTCTCAGAGTTTGCCATTGTTAAAATCAGAAAGAGTAAGCTTGAAGAACTTATCAAAGAAAAAGTTCCAAATGCTAAAATGGCATTTGATATTACAAATTCACTTGATACCTACCTAAGTGCGACTCAACTTGGTATCACACTTAGTTCACTTGCTCTTGGTTGGATAGGCGAACCAGCTGTTTCAAGGCTTATCGAAGGTCCTATAAGAGAACTATTCACTGTAAGTGATTTGGTTATACACACGGTATCTTTTGCTATCGCATTTACTTTTATCACACTTTTACACGTTGTTTTAGGCGAACTTGTACCAAAATCGGTCGCCATAGCAAAACCAGAAAAAGCAACTCTTTTTGTTGCTCGTCCACTTCATGCGTTTTGGGTGGTTTTTTCGCCATTTATTAAGATTTTTGACTTTTTAGCTCAAAGAATTTTAAAGTTGATAGGCATAAAACCAGCTAGCGAAAGCGAGATAGCGCACTCTGAAGAGGAGATTAAAATCATCGTTGGCGAGAGCTTAAAAGGTGGTGTTTTAGACTCGCTTGAGACTGAAATCATCAAAAATGCGGTTGATTTTAGCGATACAGTCGCAAAAGAGATAATGACTCCACGAAAAGAGATGGTGTGCTTAAATAAACAAAAAAGCTACGCTGAAAACTACAAAACAGTGCTTGACTCTAAATTCACGCGCTTCCCATATATCGATGGAAGCAAAGACAATGTTCTTGGTATGATACACATCAGAGATATCATCCAACAAGGCGATGAAAAGGACTTTAACAAGCTAGTTAGAAAGATGATAATAGTCCCAGAAAACAGCTCTATAGCTAAGATTTTACCGATGATGAACAAAGAGCGGATTTTTGCTACTTTGGTTATCGATGAGTATGGCGGGACTGCCGGACTTTTGACTATGGAGGATATCATCGAAGAGATTTTTGGCGATATTAACGACGAACACGATGATAAAAACCAAAATTTTAAAAAGATATCAGATGGCGTTTATGAGTTTAAAGGTCGATATGATATCGAAGATGTCGAAGAGATAATGAGCATAACATTTGATGAAGAAACCGAGCAGCTAACCATCGGCGGATACGTCTTTAACCTGCTTGAACGCTTGCCAGTAGTTGGCGATAAAATCGAAGATGAAAACTGCATATATGAAGTTTTAAGTATGAATGGCACGATGATATCTGTAGTAAGAGTTACCAAAAAAGATATCTTAGAAACTTCACAAACTACACAACCAGCACAGAGCGAGGAGTAA